The Oryza glaberrima chromosome 9, OglaRS2, whole genome shotgun sequence genome includes a window with the following:
- the LOC127785302 gene encoding uncharacterized protein LOC127785302: MGPRPPGGSSDKKSCQNVTPDKDSSMNFCHQQYPQHLFSQPPYAMNFPFPPFPHYPPYTQNLQYAVPPQYAPYTLPPPAGAMPSPFLPAPVIPSKALSDQGTPRSVTGPGEQGTDNAEPEKATKRLYWTEKEDIRLISAWLIYYKTDRYWEKVVAEYNSTIPATRRRELQHVKGHWHKIFRKVAHFHDCWCRVKAKYPSGHSEGMQLMDKTWLMYNEEARVMYLEEAEHNFAFDHCWKAVWNQPKWKAYMSCLFTKRTLQSDSWEYMSSSEDSEEMPGKEIGEEVCMTSKEAKVKRSTSSSEMQEDMLIKNPEELTEVEPSISNEKLLLASLKQQDACTKDTGISKKQSELLTADTSWPTGFRLVDTSELNEHQQGLAVRDDMLEKESRPQGFDAQDNERATRENIPRKETQPRICKAPKFSRKRKGKASSSSCEVQEDIKHAMHLQTMLNNDRVKMSEVQLRLSKEQLELARIKQEEAREKKETTLYKKYTELLLADTSRFDEFQKAEYEKALRHIGGMLFSKDGN, encoded by the exons ATGGGTCCTCGCCCACCTGGTGGTTCTTCAGAtaaaaaaagttgtcaaaatgTCACACCAGATAAAGACAGCTCCATGAATTTCTGCCACCAACAATATCCGCAGCACCTATTTTCACAACCACCATATGCAATGAATTTCCCATTCCCACCATTTCCTCACTATCCTCCATACACACAAAATTTGCAATATGCTGTTCCACCACAATATGCTCCATACACATTACCACCTCCTGCTGGAGCTATGCCATCACCATTTTTACCTGCTCCAGTTATTCCATCCAAGGCACTGTCTGACCAAGGCACCCCGCGTTCAGTAACTGGTCCAGGAGAACAAGGCACTGACAATGCTGAACCTGAGAAGGCTACTAAGCGACTATATTGGACAGAAAAGGAGGACATAAGATTG ATAAGCGCCTGGTTGATTTATTACAAGACTGACAGGTACTGGGAAAAGGTTGTAGCAGAATACAACAGTACAATCCCTGCAACTCGAAGAAGGGAACTTCAACATGTGAAGGGCCACTGGCACAAGATATTCAGAAAGGTGGCACACTTCCATGATTGTTGGTGCCGGGTTAAGGCAAAATATCCTAGTGGCCACTCTGAGGGCATGCAACTGATGGACAAAACTTGGCTGATGTATAATGAGGAAGCACGTGTGATGTATCTCGAAGAAGCAGAGCATAATTTCGCCTTCGACCATTGCTGGAAAGCAGTTTGGAACCAACCCAAGTGGAAAGCATACATGTCTTGTTTATTTACGAAAAGAACACTGCAGTCTGATTCTTGGGAGTACATGTCATCTTCTGAAGACTCTGAAGAAATGCCTGGAAAAGAAATTGGTGAAGAAGTTTGCATGACATCTAAGGAAGCTAAAGTTAAGAGGTCAACTTCGTCTTCAGAGATGCAAGAAGACATGCTTATCAAGAACCCTGAGGAGCTGACAGAAGTAGAGCCTTCTATCTCCAATGAAAAGCTTCTGTTGGCCAGTTTGAAACAACAAGATGCTTGCACCAAGGACACAGGAATTTCCAAGAAGCAATCAGAATTATTGACAGCTGATACTTCCTGGCCCACTGGATTTCGTCTTGTTGACACTTCAGAATTAAATGAACATCAACAGGGGTTGGCAGTAAGGGATGATATGCTTGAAAAAGAATCACGTCCACAAGGTTTCGATGCACAAGACAACGAGAGGGCGACAAGGGAAAACATTCCTAGAAAAGAAACACAGCCACGAATTTGCAAGGCACCAAAGTTCAGTCGGAAACGTAAAGGCAAGGCATCGTCTTCCTCATGCGAGGTGCAAGAAGACATCAAACATGCGATGCATCTTCAGACCATGCTTAACAATGATCGTGTGAAGATGTCAGAGGTACAACTCCGCCTCTCGAAAGAGCAGCTTGAATTGGCCAGAATAAAGCAGGAAGAAGCAAGGGAGAAGAAGGAAACTACACTTTACAAGAAGTACACGGAGCTGTTGCTGGCAGACACTTCAAGGTTCGATGAGTTTCAGAAGGCAGAGTATGAGAAAGCACTGAGGCATATAGGAGGAATGCTATTCAGCAAGGATGGCAATTAG